A window from Megalobrama amblycephala isolate DHTTF-2021 linkage group LG9, ASM1881202v1, whole genome shotgun sequence encodes these proteins:
- the LOC125276226 gene encoding LOW QUALITY PROTEIN: uncharacterized protein LOC125276226 (The sequence of the model RefSeq protein was modified relative to this genomic sequence to represent the inferred CDS: inserted 1 base in 1 codon) — MELAEGVETGPALSRPLPASPSASSQAAEARVAVSSPQREAPALYLSSSEEVDVMSVGEEEPPSSSPAHEELLEVVTRAVAKLKIDWPAERADTRPKSKLDERFLPARSLPQRRGLPFFPDLHTEVSRSWKKPASYRVFSPQTSMYSNIVGLKQQGYAAMPRVEEMLAGYLSPESASSLKTPTLPTKPLKTTSGLVGKAYAAAGQAAACLHTMSLLQAYQADLLGKVENSGEATYECIQEIRMATDLALRATKETAKEIGRSMAALVATERHLWLNLSDIRERDKASLMDAPLSPAGLFGDAVTTVVERFQEAKKQSAAFQRELGDRVGPLSRSLLGVLLGQEPMRAAPSEGSRRKIHLKAAPLRRPQGIVMPTLPPSVRQGAAVSTDPPRRAGHLIRLFSAGAPLQSVESGAQKTPEASLKRLVPLVNFLVEWKLLPNISKWVLLTIKEGYKIQFGSRPPRFNGVLPTVVTPEQSLVMEQEVATLLRKGAIERVPPPSNQSGFYSRYFIVPKKDGGLRPIIDLRVLNRSIQKLKFKMLTLKQIIPQIRSEDWFVAIDLKDAYFHVSIHPSHRKFLRFAFGGEAYQYRVLPFGLSLAPRTFTKCVDAALAPLRIQCIRILNYIDDWLILAQSEQLAVQHRDAVLSHMKRLGLRLNAKKSVLVPAQSTNYLGVVWDSTTMKAHLSPARVSAILMAMKGVKLGQSFTVKQFQKLLGLMAAASNVIPFGLLHMRPLQWWLRTRGFSPRGNPFRMIKVSKRCLRSLTMWKDPGXLSQGPVLGAPTRRVMLTTDASLTGWGAIMSGCSAQGLWEDHQLSWHINRLEMMAVFLALKHFLPDLRGYHVLVRTDNTAVVAYINHQGGLRSRRLYYLARQILLWSQGKLLSLRAAYIPGHQNVGADALSRQGPRPGEWRLHPEVVSLLWKNFGRAEVDLFASGESTQCPLWYSLTHPAPLGLDAMVQTWPRLRLYAFPPIALFPGVLEKVRREGANLILVAPFWPTRIWFSDLVSLLNGSSMELPLRQDLLSQAGGMIIHPRPERLKLWAWPLRGPDS; from the exons ATGGAGCTGGCAGAGGGGGTTGAGACGGGCCCAGCCTTATCTCGCCCTTTACCTGCCAGCCCCAGTGCCTCTTCTCAGGCGGCGGAAGCACGcgtagcggtttcttccccccagAGAGAGGCACCCGCGCTTTATCTCTCTTCCTCTGAGGAGGTTGATGTGATGAGCGTGGGGGAAGAGGAACCGCCATCCTCTTCCCCAGCACATGAGGAGCTCTtggaggtagtgaccagggcTGTGGCCAAATTAAAAATTGACTGGCCAGCAGAGCGGGCAGATACTAGACCAAAGAGTAAGCTGGATGAGCGCTTTCTGCCCGCTCGGTCACTACCTCAGCGTCGGGGTTTGCCCTTCTTTCCggacctccacaccgaggtcTCGAGGTCTTGGAAGAAGCCGGCATCATATCGCGTCTTCAGCCCCCAGACCTCAATGTATAGTAACATCGTGGGGCTGAAGCAGCAAGGCTATGCGGCGATGCCTCGGGTGGAAGAGATGCTTGCGGGCTATCTCTCCCCCGAGTCTGCATCGTCGCTGAAAACCCCGACGTTGCCCACCAAGCCATTAAAAACTACATCAggcttggtgggcaaggcttatgcggcagcaggtcaggcggcgGCATGTCTACATACCATGTCGCTCCTACAGGCATATCAAGCCGACCTGCTGGGGAAAGTGGAAAATAGCGGGGAGGCCACGTATGAGTGCATCCAGGAAATCAGGATGGCAACTGACCtggctctccgtgccaccaaaGAGACGGCAAAAGAAAtcggccgctctatggcagcaTTGGTGGCTACGGAGAGGCACTTGTGGCTGAACCTCTCGGACATAAGGGAGCGTGACAAAGCCTCCCTTATGGACGCGCCACTGTCTCCTgcgggcctcttcggcgacgccGTTACAACAgtcgtcgagaggttccaggaggcTAAGAAACAATCTGCGGCGTTCCAGAG AGAGCTTGGGGATCGGGTCGGGCCGCTCAGCCGAAGCCTTCTAGGGGTACTTCTAGGTCAGGAACCGATGAGGGCGGCCCCCTCCGAAGGGAGCCGGCGAAAAATACATCTAAAAGCCGCTCCCCTTCGGCGCCCTCAGGGGATCGTtatgccaaccctgccacccagtgtgcgtcagggcgcagcggtctccaccgacCCTCCGAGGAGGGCCGGCCACTTGATTCGATTGTTCTCTGCCGGTGCGCCGCTTCAGAGCGTCGAATcaggtgctcaaaaaacaccagaggccagtctcaagagactggttcccttagtaaaTTTTCTGGTAGAATGGAAACTTCTTCCGAATATAtcaaaatgggtgctgctcactATAAAAGAGGGTTACAAGATCCAGttcgggtctcgcccgcccAGATTCAACGGGGTTCTTCCCACAGTGGTAAcccccgagcagtctctggttatggaacaagaaGTTGCGACACTTTTGcgaaaaggagctatagaaagggttcctcctcccagcaatcagtcagggttctacagccgttacttcattgttccaaagaaggatggaggtcTACGACCTATTATAGATTTACGTGTGCTAAATCGCTCAATACAAaagctcaagttcaagatgctgacactcaaacagattataccacagatcaggtccgaggactggtttgtggcaatagacctgaaagatgcgtactttcatgtgtccatccatccttctcacaggaagttcctcaggtttgctttcgggggcgaagcttaccagtaCAGGGTTCTTCCGTTTGGCCTATCATTAGCACCCCGCACATTCACGAAATGCGTGGACGCAGCTCTGGCTCCGCTGAGGATCCAGTGCATTCGCATACTGaattatatcgacgattggttgattctagctCAGTCAGAGCAACTAGCAGTTCAGCATCGAGATGCTGTTCTGTCCCATATGaagaggcttgggctgaggctcaatgccaaaaagagtgtgctagtTCCAGCTCAATCCACCAACTATCTGGGTGTAGTGTGGGACTCCACCACGATGAAGGCACATTTGTCTCCCGCTCGGGTGAGTGCCATTCTTATGGCTATGaaaggggtgaagttaggccagtcattcactgtaaaacagttccagaaactgctgggtctgatggcagctgcgtccaacgtgataccttttggccttctgcacatgaggcccctacagtggtggctcaggaccagggggttctccccgaggggaaatcccTTCCGCATGATCAAAGTCTCAAAACGATGTCTTCGTTCTCTGACCATGTGGAAAGACCccg tcctgtcccagggacccgtgttGGGGGCCCCTACTCGTCGAGTAATGCTTACGACGGACGcctccctcacgggctggggagcgatcatgagtggttgctcagctcagggtctttgggaagACCATCAGCTCtcttggcacataaatcggctagAGATGATGGCAGTGTTCCTAGCTCTGAAACActttctcccagacctgagaggtTACCATGTGTTGGttcgtacggacaacactgcagTGGTTGCATATATAAAtcatcaggggggtctgcggTCTCGCCGACTATATTACTTGGCCcgtcagatcctcctgtggtcccaaGGGAAGCTGCTCTCGCTGAGGGCAGCTTACATCCCGGGACAtcaaaatgtgggagcagatgccctgtcgaggcaggggccaaggcccggggagtggagactccacccAGAAGTGGTGAGTCTCCTATGGAAAAACTTCGGTCGAGCGGAAGTCGACCTGTTTGCCTCGGGAGAGTCAACCCAGTGTCCGCTCTGGTACTCCCTAACACATCCAGCACCTCTGGGTctggatgctatggtacagacgtggccgaggctgcgcctgtacgcatttcccccgatcgccctgttcccgggagttctggaaaaAGTACGCCGAGAAGGGGCCAATCTAATACTGGTAGCCCCATTCTGGCCAACCAGGATATGGTTCTCAGACCTAGTGTCGTTACTCAACGGCTCCTCaatggagcttcctctcagacaggacctcctgtctcaagcgggcggcatgATTATACATCCCCGCCCAGAACGACTGAAACTATGggcttggcctctgagggggccagaCTCATAG